A single Marinobacter sp. es.042 DNA region contains:
- the aliB gene encoding cyclohexanecarboxyl-CoA dehydrogenase, with protein sequence MNFGFNEEQNAIREVVARFSAEVLAPGYRKRDQEGVIEKEVIRQLGEMGLLGGELPEEFGGSGMDCVTSGLIIEEISKGDFNVGYIPLLTSLNGQIIASHAAPDLAKEWLHGMTSGQKVACIALTEPHGGSDAANLRLKAEKKGDVYLLNGEKTSISMADQADVAVVFARTGTVEQRASGISAFLVPMDSPGITTTRFEDNGQRAIGRGSIFFDNVEVHASQMMGDEGKGFKQVMQGFDYSRALIGLQCLAVAQQSLDETWQWLTERTAFGQNLSAFQGLTHPLAEYQTYVHAARMQCYHALWLKDNNRPHNAEAAMNKWWGPKLAFDVVKQCLLAHGHTGWGEDLPFAQRLRDVLGLQIGDGTAQIMKNIIAREYLPK encoded by the coding sequence ATGAATTTCGGATTCAATGAAGAACAGAACGCGATTCGCGAGGTTGTGGCCCGTTTCAGTGCCGAGGTTCTGGCTCCGGGCTATCGCAAGCGAGACCAGGAAGGGGTTATCGAAAAGGAGGTCATCCGCCAGCTCGGCGAGATGGGATTGCTCGGTGGCGAGCTACCGGAGGAATTCGGCGGCAGCGGCATGGACTGTGTTACCAGCGGCCTGATCATCGAGGAGATCTCAAAGGGGGATTTCAACGTTGGCTACATTCCCCTGCTGACCTCCCTCAACGGCCAGATCATCGCCAGCCATGCCGCGCCGGACCTTGCCAAAGAATGGTTGCACGGCATGACTAGTGGCCAGAAAGTAGCCTGTATCGCGCTGACCGAACCCCACGGGGGCTCCGACGCTGCCAACCTGCGTCTGAAAGCGGAGAAAAAAGGCGACGTTTACCTGCTCAACGGCGAAAAAACCTCCATCTCCATGGCTGACCAGGCCGATGTGGCGGTGGTATTTGCCCGCACCGGCACGGTAGAACAGCGCGCTTCCGGCATCAGCGCGTTCCTGGTTCCGATGGACAGCCCGGGCATTACCACAACCCGCTTCGAAGACAACGGCCAGCGCGCGATCGGCCGCGGCTCAATCTTCTTCGATAACGTGGAAGTGCACGCCAGCCAGATGATGGGCGACGAGGGCAAAGGCTTCAAACAGGTGATGCAGGGCTTCGATTACAGCCGCGCCCTGATCGGCTTGCAATGCCTGGCGGTGGCCCAGCAGTCCCTGGATGAAACCTGGCAGTGGCTGACCGAGCGTACCGCCTTCGGCCAGAACCTGTCTGCATTCCAGGGTCTGACCCACCCTCTGGCCGAATACCAGACCTATGTTCATGCGGCCCGCATGCAGTGCTACCATGCGCTCTGGCTCAAGGACAACAATCGGCCCCACAACGCAGAAGCAGCCATGAACAAGTGGTGGGGGCCAAAGCTCGCCTTCGATGTGGTCAAACAGTGCCTGCTGGCCCATGGCCACACCGGGTGGGGTGAGGATCTGCCTTTCGCCCAACGGTTGCGGGATGTTCTGGGCCTTCAGATAGGTGACGGTACCGCGCAGATCATGAAAAACATTATCGCCCGCGAATACCTGCCAAAGTGA
- a CDS encoding enoyl-CoA hydratase-related protein — protein sequence MTYEDILYDENNGVATITINRPDRYNAFRGQTCMELLDAFNRAGWNKDIGVIVFTGAGEKAFCTGGDQGAHEGQYDGRGLIGLPVEELQRTIREVPKPVIARVNGFAIGGGHVLHVICDLSIACETAIFGQVGPKVGSVDPGFGTAYLARVVGEKRAREIWYLCRKYSAQQALEWGLVNAVVPPEQLDEEVQKWCEEILEKSPTAISIAKRSFNADSDNIAGIGALGMQALSLYYDTDESKEGVNAFREKRKPEFRKYYK from the coding sequence ATGACTTACGAAGACATCCTCTACGACGAAAACAACGGCGTCGCCACCATCACCATCAACCGGCCGGACCGCTACAACGCCTTCCGGGGACAGACCTGCATGGAACTGCTGGACGCGTTTAACCGCGCCGGCTGGAACAAGGACATCGGCGTCATCGTGTTCACGGGCGCCGGTGAAAAAGCGTTCTGCACCGGCGGTGACCAGGGCGCACACGAGGGCCAGTACGACGGCCGTGGCCTGATCGGGCTGCCGGTGGAAGAGCTTCAGCGCACCATTCGCGAAGTGCCAAAACCGGTGATCGCCCGGGTCAATGGCTTCGCCATCGGGGGCGGCCACGTGCTGCACGTGATCTGCGACCTGAGTATTGCCTGCGAAACCGCCATCTTCGGCCAGGTCGGCCCCAAGGTGGGTTCAGTGGACCCCGGCTTTGGCACCGCCTACCTGGCCCGGGTCGTGGGCGAGAAACGGGCCCGGGAGATCTGGTACCTGTGCCGCAAATATTCCGCGCAGCAGGCGCTGGAGTGGGGCCTGGTCAACGCCGTGGTTCCGCCAGAGCAACTGGACGAGGAAGTGCAAAAATGGTGCGAGGAAATCCTGGAAAAAAGCCCAACGGCCATTTCCATCGCCAAGCGCTCTTTCAATGCCGACAGCGACAACATTGCCGGTATCGGCGCCCTGGGCATGCAGGCCCTTAGCCTCTACTACGACACCGACGAGTCCAAAGAAGGCGTGAACGCCTTCCGGGAAAAGCGCAAGCCGGAATTCCGCAAGTACTACAAGTAA
- a CDS encoding LysR family transcriptional regulator codes for MRKTHRCSAMDTRHIRHFMALVECGSFARASEVVHLSQPALSRSIQELERQLGARLFDRGRFGVVLTAHGRAALPHVRGLLAAAESLRQEVEAIDELETGELSIGTGPYPALALMDKVCARFVDQYPGIRLNIRTDNWQDLRLALLDHEIELFVADTGELSGDPDLDITHLPQPEVVVFCRHDHPLARGKGVVWGDLLDYPLAMTRVPEDMERNIQAMSAQQGGLKRRIECDNIAMLAAIVTGSKAVSIAPRPIVADLLESGKVTTVSVTGIETLRTRYGVLQRCGRPLSPAAGKLRALILEFANLQ; via the coding sequence ATGCGCAAAACGCATAGATGTAGTGCCATGGACACACGACACATCCGGCATTTCATGGCGTTGGTTGAGTGCGGGAGTTTTGCTCGCGCCTCTGAGGTCGTGCACCTGTCTCAACCGGCGTTAAGCCGCAGCATCCAGGAACTGGAGCGCCAACTCGGGGCAAGACTGTTCGATCGGGGGCGCTTCGGGGTGGTTTTAACCGCGCACGGGCGGGCCGCTCTGCCTCATGTCCGGGGCCTGCTGGCCGCGGCAGAATCTTTAAGGCAGGAAGTCGAGGCCATCGACGAGCTTGAGACAGGCGAATTGAGTATCGGAACTGGCCCCTATCCGGCGCTGGCCCTGATGGATAAGGTCTGTGCCCGGTTTGTGGATCAATACCCGGGAATCCGCCTCAACATTCGAACAGATAACTGGCAGGACTTACGCCTTGCGCTGCTGGATCATGAGATAGAGCTGTTTGTGGCCGATACCGGCGAATTGTCTGGCGATCCGGACCTGGACATTACCCATTTGCCGCAGCCCGAGGTTGTTGTGTTTTGTCGTCATGATCACCCGTTGGCCCGGGGAAAAGGGGTCGTTTGGGGAGATTTGCTCGATTATCCCCTGGCCATGACCCGTGTTCCTGAAGATATGGAACGGAATATCCAGGCCATGAGCGCGCAACAAGGCGGGCTTAAACGGAGAATAGAGTGCGACAATATTGCCATGCTCGCGGCCATTGTTACCGGCAGCAAGGCCGTCAGTATTGCGCCCAGACCTATCGTGGCTGACTTGCTTGAAAGCGGAAAGGTGACAACCGTTTCTGTAACCGGGATTGAAACTCTTCGGACCCGTTATGGTGTCTTGCAACGCTGCGGGAGACCGCTTTCACCGGCGGCAGGTAAATTGCGCGCCTTGATTCTGGAATTTGCAAATCTTCAATGA
- a CDS encoding AMP-binding protein, which translates to MDTGITLNPERRAAMIKSGAWNDNIITDYFEQTVASTPDREAIVGYQVTSDTRTALTYRELNDKVTRMAAGLAAMGIGKGEVVACQLPNWWQTTALHLACMRIGAILNPLMPIFRERELRFMLKHGEAKLLVIPKVFRDFDYEAMVDGIRGELPALETLLVIGGEGERSFEQRLMETPWEEQQDITSLFAERQLNADDAIQILYTSGTTGEPKGVMHTSNTLFSNVRPYADRLHLTSDDKVLMASPLAHQTGFMYGIMMPVYLGTTAILQDIWDADYVCKVIGAEKPAFTMAATPFLADLVKTAPKHEGELDSLRIFVSAGAPIPSAVVEQAGKVLKAKIVSAWGMTENGAVTMTCPEDPAERASQSDGKAMPFMEVKVTDFQGNELPAGEEGSLLVRGSSLFVGYLKRPELYGVDESGWFNTGDLARMDQDGYIRITGRTKDVVIRGGENIPVVEVENLLYKFPGIVDVALVGCPDERLGERLCAYVTLDENATDLTLEQVKTYLTEQQLSKNYLPEYLEVIEAMPRTASGKIQKFKLREQARNVRLEPNKHH; encoded by the coding sequence ATGGATACAGGCATCACTCTTAATCCGGAACGCCGTGCCGCGATGATCAAAAGCGGCGCGTGGAACGACAATATCATTACCGACTACTTCGAGCAGACGGTCGCCAGCACCCCGGACAGGGAAGCCATCGTCGGTTACCAGGTCACCAGCGACACCCGCACCGCCCTCACCTATCGGGAACTCAATGACAAAGTCACTCGCATGGCGGCGGGCCTGGCGGCTATGGGCATCGGAAAGGGCGAAGTGGTGGCCTGCCAGCTACCCAACTGGTGGCAGACCACGGCCCTGCACCTGGCCTGCATGCGCATCGGCGCCATCCTGAATCCGCTCATGCCCATTTTCCGTGAGCGGGAGCTCCGCTTTATGCTCAAGCATGGCGAAGCCAAACTGCTGGTGATTCCAAAGGTCTTCCGGGACTTTGACTACGAGGCCATGGTTGACGGTATTCGCGGGGAGTTGCCGGCCCTGGAAACTTTGCTGGTCATCGGCGGAGAAGGTGAACGCAGCTTCGAACAACGCCTGATGGAGACGCCCTGGGAAGAACAGCAGGACATCACGAGCCTGTTCGCAGAACGCCAACTCAACGCTGATGATGCGATCCAGATCCTCTACACCTCTGGCACCACCGGCGAGCCCAAGGGCGTAATGCACACCTCCAATACATTGTTCTCCAACGTGCGCCCCTATGCCGATCGGCTGCACCTGACTTCTGATGACAAGGTACTGATGGCCTCGCCCCTGGCCCACCAGACCGGGTTCATGTACGGCATCATGATGCCGGTTTATCTGGGAACCACCGCGATCCTGCAGGACATCTGGGACGCGGACTATGTCTGCAAGGTGATTGGTGCCGAAAAGCCGGCCTTCACCATGGCCGCCACTCCGTTCCTGGCCGACCTGGTGAAGACCGCGCCAAAGCACGAGGGTGAACTGGACTCCCTGCGGATCTTCGTCTCCGCCGGCGCACCGATCCCCAGCGCTGTGGTTGAGCAGGCCGGCAAGGTACTGAAGGCAAAGATCGTCTCCGCCTGGGGCATGACCGAAAACGGCGCTGTCACCATGACCTGCCCGGAAGATCCAGCCGAGCGGGCCAGCCAGTCCGACGGAAAGGCCATGCCCTTCATGGAAGTGAAGGTCACCGATTTCCAGGGCAACGAACTGCCTGCCGGTGAAGAAGGCAGCCTGCTGGTTCGCGGCTCCAGCCTGTTTGTCGGTTATCTTAAGCGCCCCGAACTCTATGGCGTAGACGAATCCGGCTGGTTCAACACCGGCGACCTCGCTCGAATGGATCAAGACGGCTACATCCGCATCACCGGCCGAACCAAGGACGTGGTGATTCGAGGCGGTGAGAACATTCCCGTAGTGGAGGTAGAAAACCTGCTCTACAAGTTCCCGGGCATTGTCGATGTCGCCCTGGTCGGTTGCCCGGACGAACGCCTGGGTGAGCGCCTGTGCGCCTATGTCACCCTGGATGAAAACGCCACCGACCTGACCCTGGAACAGGTGAAGACCTACCTGACCGAACAGCAACTGTCCAAAAACTACCTGCCTGAATACCTGGAAGTGATCGAGGCCATGCCTCGCACGGCCTCCGGAAAGATCCAGAAATTCAAACTGCGCGAGCAGGCCAGAAACGTTCGCCTGGAACCGAACAAACACCATTAA
- a CDS encoding SDR family NAD(P)-dependent oxidoreductase gives MRGLEGKTVIVTGGGGGIGRAVCLRFAQEGSLVAVLDRDESTARATADLITEAGGRAKAYAADITDYAMITDTVAAIESDLGVPTVLVNNAGFDRFMPFLKTEPKLWDQLIAVNLTGALNMHHVVLPGMIAAGGGKVINVASDAARVGSSGESVYAACKAGLVGFSKTVARELATKNVCLNVVCPGPTDTALLKGVAETAPNPEKLLEAFRNAVPMKRLAQPEDYPGLIALLASDDANFITGQVISVSGGLTMAG, from the coding sequence ATGAGAGGCCTCGAGGGAAAAACAGTCATCGTGACCGGTGGCGGTGGCGGCATTGGTCGTGCCGTGTGCCTGCGCTTTGCTCAGGAAGGCAGCCTGGTGGCGGTGCTGGACCGTGACGAGAGCACCGCCCGGGCCACGGCAGACCTGATTACCGAAGCTGGAGGCCGGGCAAAAGCTTACGCCGCCGACATCACCGATTACGCCATGATCACTGACACCGTGGCCGCCATCGAAAGCGATCTGGGCGTACCCACCGTGCTGGTCAACAACGCCGGTTTCGACCGCTTTATGCCATTCCTTAAGACCGAGCCGAAACTCTGGGACCAGTTGATCGCTGTGAACCTCACCGGCGCCCTGAACATGCACCATGTCGTGCTGCCAGGAATGATTGCTGCCGGCGGCGGCAAGGTGATCAACGTCGCCTCCGACGCGGCCCGGGTGGGCTCATCCGGAGAATCCGTCTACGCCGCCTGCAAGGCCGGCCTGGTGGGCTTCAGCAAAACCGTGGCGCGGGAGCTGGCCACCAAAAATGTGTGTCTGAACGTGGTCTGCCCCGGCCCCACCGACACCGCCCTGCTCAAGGGCGTGGCAGAAACCGCCCCAAATCCGGAGAAGTTGCTGGAAGCCTTCCGCAACGCGGTGCCCATGAAGCGCCTGGCCCAACCGGAGGACTACCCCGGCCTCATCGCCCTGCTCGCGAGTGACGATGCCAACTTCATCACTGGCCAGGTGATCAGCGTGTCCGGCGGCCTGACCATGGCCGGCTAA